In the Thermococcus sp. MAR1 genome, one interval contains:
- a CDS encoding amylo-alpha-1,6-glucosidase, protein MRTILAGNGAFVLSDERGDMPSHYDGFYFLDTRFVRKAKLEVSPEPGFIGASSTFTRAVSHFSLGERGILVRLRTLDGVYEEKFSFYNTSEKPLGVNVRYTYEAPLEDIFQVRGFMGLKGGEAIAPAGGRHLRESPAGRRSLFIETNMEREESLLRAELELPPLGKAVLYVRFIPKIEGRVSEILAEKRETIKNVAFTGSPAIDGIFERAVENINALTLFTRFGLVPLAGIPYFACPFGRDAIITSLFLLPYYPEYAAGTLRLFGRLQGKKTDPKNEEEPGKIPHEFRLGQLAQSGRVPFAPYYGTVDATPLYVALAGEYLRWTKDRRLIEELKPNLTAAVEWILGKLDDGYITYVPGILGNKGWKDSRDAIVDEEGKLPKPPIALVEVQGYAYWALKLAGELGLTDLDGGALIGEAERLRKRFNRDFWLGSYYALALDGDGRPLRVVSSNMGHLLLTGIADHERELAERLFQPDMLSRYGIRTLSAREKAYNPFSYHRGSVWPHDNALIALGLARAGRADLAKELTDRILAAAKLMPEKELPELYSGLDELVPVPRANSPQVWSAASVFAFVTASLGMETGDGLTIQPAEGINIVLRGLSFGGRKYLIVANGGVSVEPL, encoded by the coding sequence ATGAGAACCATCCTAGCCGGCAACGGGGCCTTCGTCCTGAGCGACGAGAGGGGAGACATGCCCTCCCACTACGACGGCTTTTATTTTCTTGACACCAGATTCGTCAGAAAAGCCAAGCTTGAAGTTTCTCCGGAGCCGGGCTTCATCGGGGCATCGTCTACCTTTACCCGGGCGGTTTCACACTTCTCCCTCGGCGAACGGGGAATCCTTGTGAGGCTGAGAACCCTTGACGGGGTTTACGAGGAGAAGTTCTCCTTTTACAATACATCCGAAAAACCGCTCGGTGTCAATGTCAGATACACCTACGAGGCTCCCCTTGAGGACATATTCCAAGTCCGGGGCTTCATGGGGCTGAAGGGCGGGGAGGCAATAGCCCCAGCCGGAGGAAGGCACCTGAGGGAAAGCCCCGCCGGAAGGAGGAGCCTCTTCATCGAGACCAACATGGAGAGGGAGGAAAGTCTCTTAAGGGCGGAACTTGAGCTACCTCCCCTCGGGAAGGCGGTCCTCTACGTCCGGTTCATTCCTAAAATCGAGGGCAGGGTCTCGGAGATACTCGCAGAGAAAAGGGAAACGATAAAAAACGTCGCCTTCACAGGCTCACCCGCCATCGACGGGATATTCGAGAGGGCGGTTGAGAACATAAACGCCCTGACGCTGTTCACGCGCTTCGGGCTGGTTCCCCTCGCGGGAATTCCCTACTTCGCATGCCCCTTCGGAAGGGACGCTATAATAACCTCACTCTTTCTCCTGCCGTACTACCCGGAATACGCCGCCGGCACGCTGAGGCTCTTCGGGAGACTCCAGGGGAAGAAAACCGACCCGAAGAACGAGGAGGAGCCGGGGAAGATACCGCATGAGTTCCGCCTTGGTCAGCTCGCCCAGTCTGGGAGGGTTCCCTTCGCGCCCTACTACGGCACGGTCGATGCCACCCCACTCTACGTGGCGCTGGCGGGCGAGTACCTGCGCTGGACCAAGGATAGGAGGCTGATAGAGGAACTGAAGCCGAACCTGACCGCTGCCGTCGAGTGGATACTCGGAAAGCTCGATGATGGTTACATAACCTACGTCCCGGGGATACTCGGCAACAAGGGGTGGAAGGATTCTAGGGATGCCATAGTTGATGAAGAGGGGAAGCTTCCAAAGCCGCCGATAGCGCTCGTCGAGGTACAGGGCTACGCCTACTGGGCGCTCAAGCTCGCAGGGGAGCTTGGGCTGACCGACCTCGATGGAGGGGCCTTAATCGGGGAGGCAGAACGGCTCAGGAAAAGGTTCAACCGCGACTTCTGGCTCGGCTCCTACTACGCCCTCGCGCTGGACGGGGATGGAAGGCCACTCAGAGTCGTCTCCTCGAACATGGGGCACCTGCTCCTGACGGGTATAGCCGATCACGAGAGGGAACTAGCGGAGAGGCTTTTCCAGCCGGACATGCTCTCCCGGTACGGGATAAGAACCCTCAGTGCCAGAGAGAAAGCCTACAACCCCTTCAGCTACCACCGCGGAAGCGTATGGCCGCACGACAACGCGCTGATAGCCCTCGGTCTCGCGAGGGCTGGAAGGGCCGACCTTGCGAAGGAGCTCACGGACAGAATACTCGCAGCAGCGAAGCTCATGCCCGAGAAAGAACTTCCTGAGCTGTACAGCGGACTGGACGAACTCGTCCCGGTGCCTAGGGCCAACTCCCCCCAGGTCTGGAGCGCGGCGAGCGTTTTCGCCTTCGTCACAGCCTCACTGGGAATGGAGACGGGGGATGGGCTTACCATCCAGCCGGCAGAAGGAATAAACATCGTCCTGAGAGGCCTTTCATTTGGAGGAAGGAAATATCTCATAGTGGCCAATGGGGGTGTTAGCGTTGAGCCCCTATGA